In one Pseudomonas purpurea genomic region, the following are encoded:
- the recB gene encoding exodeoxyribonuclease V subunit beta, translated as MTTQPPLALAFPLYGSQLIEASAGTGKTFTISALYLRLVLGHGGEFAGFGRELLPPQILVVTFTDAATKELRERIRTRLAEAARFFRDEVSASDSLITELRAQYSPEQWPGCANRLDIAAQWMDEAAVSTIHSWCQRMLREHAFDSGSLFTQTLETDHSDLLGEVLRDYWRLFCYPMQGDALNWVRANWGGPAALLPRLRGLFASERDSLEGQHPAELITACLQERRAALIELKVSWRQWAPELLAICQQGVASKTVDGRKMQARYFEPWFEKISAWAEDETLEQLDIGTGFSRLTPDGMAEAWKGQAPSHPGLDAMPGLKASLDSLPTPDAAVLQHAAQWVGARFEEEKRRRAEMGFDDMLLRLDVALQGDGGERLATLIREQFPVALIDEFQDTDPVQYRIFETIYRIEDNNPESGLFLIGDPKQAIYAFRGADIYTYLRARQATVGRLHTLDTNFRSSHGMVEAVNHVFERAESRELGRGAFLFREKNGENPVPFQPVGSQGRKERLQIDSEPVAALNIWHLSAEQPLSGVVYRQQLASACASEITALLNAGQQGRAGFYREGEAFRGLLPADIAILVRDGKEALAVRTELSARGVRSVYLSDKDSVFAAQEAHDLLSWLKACAEPDVERPLRAALASITLNLSLADLERLNQDELAWEQRVMQFRGYRVIWRSQGILPMLRRLLHDFQLPQALIARSDGERVLTNLLHLSELLQQAAAELDGEQALIRHLSEHLALSGQTGEEQILRLESDEQLVKVVTVHKSKGLEYPLVFLPFICSAKPVDGSRLPLHYHDASGKAQVTLKPTAELITLADNERLAEDLRLLYVALTRAQHACWLGVTDLKRGSNNSSVLHRSALGYLLGAGVQLSEPADLKRWLEDMQQACSAISCSEMPQVTNERFHPPRNEARLLAPLVPKRRAAENWWIASYSALRIGDSLSAGSDAAPESPQAQKLFDDERLDPDAPREIVASGGDIHRFPRGPNPGTFLHGLLEWSGAEGFSADPGPVADAIGRRCNLRGWEGWITTLNDWLLHLLQTPLHIGHGQPPVVFEHLTEYRVEMEFWFASHKVDVLKLDEVVRQHTHNGVARVAAEPVLLNGMFKGFIDLTFEHKGRYYVADYKSNWLGGDDAAYTEQAMEQSILDNRYDLQYVLYLLALHRQLKARLADYDYERHMGGALYLFLRGTRAPSQGVYFVRPPRELIERLDRMFQGKPEPRTEPAWEQGVLL; from the coding sequence ATGACCACCCAACCTCCTCTGGCGCTGGCGTTTCCGCTATACGGAAGCCAACTGATTGAGGCGAGTGCCGGCACTGGCAAGACCTTCACTATCTCTGCACTCTATCTGCGTCTGGTGCTGGGGCATGGGGGGGAGTTTGCCGGTTTTGGCCGGGAACTGCTGCCGCCACAAATTCTGGTCGTGACCTTTACCGACGCCGCGACCAAAGAATTGCGTGAGCGTATTCGTACCCGTCTGGCCGAGGCCGCCCGATTCTTCCGTGATGAAGTTTCGGCATCGGACAGCCTGATCACCGAGTTGCGTGCGCAATACAGCCCTGAGCAGTGGCCGGGTTGTGCCAATCGGCTGGACATAGCCGCGCAGTGGATGGACGAGGCCGCGGTTTCGACCATCCACAGTTGGTGCCAGCGGATGTTGCGTGAGCACGCATTCGACAGTGGCAGCCTGTTCACCCAAACCCTGGAAACCGACCACAGTGATCTGCTCGGTGAAGTGCTGCGCGACTACTGGCGATTGTTTTGTTACCCGATGCAGGGCGATGCATTGAACTGGGTGCGGGCCAACTGGGGCGGGCCGGCGGCGCTTTTGCCGCGTCTGCGCGGGTTGTTCGCCAGTGAGCGTGACAGCCTTGAAGGGCAGCATCCGGCCGAGTTAATTACGGCTTGCTTGCAGGAGCGGCGTGCCGCGTTGATTGAACTCAAGGTGTCCTGGCGACAATGGGCTCCCGAGTTGCTCGCCATCTGTCAGCAAGGCGTGGCCAGTAAAACCGTTGACGGGCGCAAGATGCAGGCTCGGTATTTCGAACCCTGGTTCGAGAAAATCAGTGCTTGGGCTGAAGATGAAACACTCGAACAACTGGATATCGGCACCGGCTTCAGCCGCCTGACACCGGATGGCATGGCAGAGGCCTGGAAGGGTCAGGCACCGAGTCATCCGGGCCTGGACGCTATGCCCGGGCTCAAAGCCAGTCTTGATAGCTTGCCAACCCCTGATGCTGCGGTGCTGCAACATGCCGCGCAGTGGGTCGGCGCGCGTTTCGAAGAGGAAAAACGGCGTCGTGCCGAGATGGGCTTCGACGACATGCTGCTGCGCCTCGACGTAGCGTTGCAGGGTGACGGCGGTGAACGTCTGGCAACCTTGATCCGGGAGCAGTTTCCGGTTGCGCTGATTGATGAGTTTCAGGACACCGACCCGGTGCAGTATCGGATTTTCGAAACGATTTACCGTATCGAAGACAACAATCCCGAGTCTGGCCTGTTCCTGATCGGTGACCCGAAGCAGGCGATCTATGCGTTCCGTGGTGCCGACATTTACACCTACCTGCGTGCGCGTCAGGCGACCGTTGGCCGACTGCATACTTTGGACACCAACTTCCGCTCCAGCCACGGGATGGTCGAGGCGGTGAACCATGTGTTCGAGCGCGCCGAGTCTCGAGAACTCGGGCGCGGGGCGTTTCTGTTCCGTGAAAAGAACGGTGAAAACCCGGTGCCGTTCCAGCCTGTTGGGTCTCAGGGGCGCAAAGAGCGGTTGCAGATCGACAGCGAACCCGTGGCGGCACTCAACATCTGGCATCTGTCTGCAGAACAACCGCTTTCCGGCGTTGTATACCGCCAGCAACTAGCAAGTGCCTGTGCCAGTGAGATCACTGCGTTGCTCAATGCCGGGCAACAAGGTCGGGCGGGGTTTTATCGTGAGGGTGAAGCGTTCAGAGGTTTGCTTCCGGCAGATATCGCCATTCTCGTGCGCGACGGTAAAGAAGCCCTGGCTGTACGGACCGAGTTGTCTGCACGAGGCGTACGCAGTGTTTACCTGTCGGACAAGGACTCGGTGTTTGCGGCCCAGGAAGCTCATGATCTGCTGAGCTGGCTCAAGGCCTGTGCCGAGCCGGATGTCGAGCGTCCACTGCGGGCGGCACTGGCCAGTATTACGCTGAACCTGTCGTTGGCAGACCTTGAGCGTTTGAACCAGGATGAGCTGGCGTGGGAACAACGGGTGATGCAGTTTCGTGGCTACAGGGTGATCTGGCGCAGCCAAGGCATCCTGCCGATGCTGCGGCGCCTTCTGCATGATTTCCAGTTACCTCAGGCCTTGATTGCTCGTAGCGATGGCGAACGGGTGCTGACCAACCTGCTGCATTTGTCAGAGTTGTTGCAACAGGCTGCCGCCGAGCTCGATGGCGAGCAGGCCTTGATCCGTCATTTGTCCGAACACCTGGCGCTGTCCGGCCAGACCGGTGAAGAACAGATTCTGCGCCTGGAAAGCGATGAGCAACTGGTCAAAGTGGTCACTGTTCACAAGTCCAAAGGGCTTGAGTATCCGTTGGTGTTCCTGCCTTTCATCTGTTCGGCGAAACCGGTAGACGGCAGTCGTTTGCCGCTGCATTACCACGATGCCTCTGGCAAGGCTCAAGTGACCTTGAAGCCCACCGCCGAGTTGATTACCCTCGCGGATAACGAGCGGCTCGCCGAGGATTTGCGGTTGCTCTACGTGGCACTGACACGCGCACAACATGCGTGCTGGTTGGGTGTCACCGATCTTAAGCGCGGCAGCAACAACAGCTCGGTCTTGCACCGCTCGGCGTTGGGTTACCTCTTGGGCGCTGGTGTGCAACTGAGCGAGCCCGCAGATCTGAAGCGCTGGCTGGAGGACATGCAACAAGCGTGTTCCGCGATCAGTTGTAGTGAAATGCCGCAGGTCACCAATGAACGCTTCCATCCTCCTCGTAACGAAGCCAGGTTGCTCGCACCGCTTGTTCCCAAGCGCAGGGCGGCCGAGAACTGGTGGATTGCCTCTTACAGCGCGTTGCGCATTGGCGATAGCCTGAGCGCCGGGAGCGATGCTGCGCCGGAGAGCCCGCAAGCGCAGAAACTGTTCGATGACGAGCGTCTGGATCCCGATGCGCCACGAGAGATCGTCGCCAGCGGGGGGGATATCCATCGTTTCCCACGCGGGCCGAACCCGGGGACCTTTCTTCATGGACTGCTGGAGTGGTCGGGCGCTGAAGGCTTCAGCGCAGATCCGGGGCCCGTGGCGGATGCGATTGGCCGTCGCTGTAACCTGCGAGGCTGGGAAGGCTGGATCACGACCCTGAATGACTGGCTGCTGCATTTGCTGCAAACGCCATTGCACATCGGTCATGGGCAACCCCCGGTGGTGTTTGAGCATTTGACTGAGTACCGGGTCGAGATGGAGTTCTGGTTTGCCAGCCATAAAGTCGATGTGTTGAAACTCGATGAAGTGGTGCGCCAACACACCCATAACGGCGTCGCACGGGTGGCGGCCGAGCCGGTCCTGCTCAACGGTATGTTCAAGGGCTTCATCGACCTGACGTTTGAGCACAAAGGGCGCTATTACGTTGCCGACTACAAATCCAACTGGTTGGGGGGCGATGATGCCGCCTACACCGAGCAGGCGATGGAGCAGTCGATTCTCGACAATCGTTACGACTTGCAATACGTGCTGTACTTGCTGGCCCTGCATCGGCAGCTCAAGGCCCGTCTTGCCGACTACGATTACGAACGACACATGGGAGGGGCGCTGTATCTTTTCCTGCGCGGAACCCGTGCGCCGAGTCAGGGGGTGTACTTCGTTCGTCCACCGCGTGAGTTGATCGAACGCCTGGACCGGATGTTTCAGGGCAAGCCTGAACCCCGAACCGAACCCGCATGGGAACAGGGAGTCTTGTTATGA
- the recD gene encoding exodeoxyribonuclease V subunit alpha: protein MSRSFADVLPTPLAADSLAQLTPLTRATDLLLLLDRWVERGWLRALDKAFVAFLHELAPDGDPLVLLAAALTSHQLGHGHVCLDLFETLKEPDFALSLPPEGDVQTGAMVLPSQLLEALDGVHWCKILAASGLVALAADSRDEILQRPLVLSGKRLYLRRYWTYERRIDSALRQRLATREATPDDLRERLTGLFGAARASGLIDWQKLACALATRGAFSIVTGGPGTGKTTTVVRLLALLQAPAVESGKPLRIRLAAPTGKAAARLTESISQQVRTLEVADSVRDKIPSDVTTVHRLLGGRPGTRHFRHHAGNRLPLDVLVVDEASMIDLEMMANLLDALPDHARLVLLGDKDQLASVEAGAVLGDLCRDAEGGWYSPQTRQWLQTVSGEDLGVSGLQEDVDGTHPLAQQVVMLRHSRRFGEGSGIGQLARWVNQQQADEARKLLAARSHADLFSLALKNEQDHALERLLLEGHGDGPLGYRYYLNVLRKQRPPVDAALDDPCWTDWAREVLRAFDTFQLLCAVRKGPWGVEGLNVRITQALLKARLIDSDQQWYEGRPVLMTRNDYGLGLMNGDIGIALKLPEREGPDAGRQVLRVAFARNDGQGGVRFVLPSRLNDVETVYAMTVHKSQGSEFAHTALILPDALNPVLTKELIYTGITRAKDWFSLIEPRSGVFEEAVRRKVKRLSGLMLELG from the coding sequence ATGAGCCGTTCTTTCGCGGATGTGCTGCCAACACCGTTGGCCGCCGACAGCCTTGCGCAACTGACGCCCCTTACCCGAGCCACGGATTTGTTGCTGTTGCTGGACCGTTGGGTCGAGCGCGGTTGGCTGCGAGCACTGGACAAGGCCTTTGTGGCTTTTCTTCATGAGCTCGCGCCCGATGGAGACCCTCTGGTGCTGCTGGCCGCTGCGCTGACCAGCCATCAACTGGGGCATGGGCATGTTTGCCTGGATCTGTTCGAAACCCTCAAGGAGCCGGATTTTGCGTTGTCGCTCCCTCCCGAGGGGGATGTGCAAACCGGAGCCATGGTGTTGCCATCCCAGTTGCTTGAAGCGCTGGACGGTGTGCATTGGTGCAAGATCCTGGCGGCAAGCGGGCTGGTGGCGCTAGCCGCCGATAGTCGCGACGAAATCCTTCAGCGCCCGCTGGTGTTGTCTGGCAAACGGTTGTATTTGCGCCGCTACTGGACTTACGAACGACGCATCGACAGCGCTTTGCGCCAGCGGCTGGCAACTCGGGAAGCGACTCCTGACGATTTGCGTGAGCGCTTGACAGGGTTGTTCGGTGCGGCCAGGGCGAGCGGGTTGATCGACTGGCAGAAGCTCGCGTGTGCGCTGGCCACTCGGGGCGCATTCAGCATCGTGACCGGTGGCCCGGGGACTGGTAAAACCACGACGGTGGTGCGTTTGCTGGCACTACTCCAGGCTCCGGCAGTGGAGAGCGGCAAGCCACTGCGTATCCGCCTCGCAGCGCCTACCGGCAAGGCCGCAGCGCGATTGACCGAGTCCATCAGCCAGCAGGTGCGTACGCTCGAGGTCGCCGACTCGGTGCGTGACAAGATCCCCTCGGATGTCACCACGGTCCACCGCCTGCTGGGCGGCCGTCCGGGCACGCGGCATTTCCGCCATCACGCGGGTAACCGTTTGCCTCTGGATGTGCTGGTGGTCGACGAAGCGTCGATGATTGACCTTGAAATGATGGCAAACCTGCTGGACGCCTTGCCCGATCATGCCCGACTGGTTTTGCTTGGCGATAAGGATCAGTTGGCATCGGTGGAGGCCGGAGCGGTGCTGGGTGATTTGTGCCGTGACGCCGAGGGCGGATGGTACAGCCCCCAGACTCGTCAGTGGCTGCAAACGGTCAGTGGCGAAGACCTCGGCGTCAGCGGTTTGCAAGAGGACGTCGATGGCACCCATCCCTTGGCCCAGCAAGTGGTCATGCTGCGTCATTCACGGCGGTTCGGCGAGGGCAGTGGAATCGGCCAACTGGCCCGTTGGGTCAACCAACAGCAGGCCGATGAGGCACGCAAGCTATTGGCGGCTCGCAGTCATGCCGATCTGTTTTCGCTGGCGCTCAAAAACGAGCAAGACCACGCGCTTGAACGGCTACTGCTGGAAGGTCACGGTGATGGGCCGTTGGGGTATCGGTATTACCTGAATGTGTTGCGCAAACAGCGACCGCCCGTCGATGCGGCGCTGGACGATCCATGCTGGACCGACTGGGCGCGCGAGGTGCTGCGTGCCTTTGATACGTTTCAGTTGCTCTGCGCCGTTCGCAAGGGGCCATGGGGTGTCGAAGGCTTGAATGTGCGGATCACCCAGGCGCTGCTCAAGGCGAGGCTGATCGACAGCGATCAGCAGTGGTATGAGGGGCGCCCGGTGCTGATGACCCGTAACGATTACGGCCTGGGGCTGATGAATGGTGACATCGGGATTGCGCTGAAACTGCCTGAGCGAGAAGGCCCCGATGCCGGGCGTCAGGTGCTGCGGGTCGCCTTTGCGCGCAACGATGGCCAGGGTGGCGTGCGGTTTGTCTTGCCGAGCCGGCTCAATGATGTTGAAACCGTCTATGCCATGACCGTACATAAATCCCAAGGGTCCGAATTTGCTCACACGGCACTGATTCTCCCGGACGCATTGAACCCGGTACTGACCAAAGAGTTGATCTACACCGGCATAACCCGGGCCAAGGACTGGTTCAGTTTGATTGAGCCCCGGTCCGGGGTATTTGAAGAGGCAGTGAGACGCAAGGTCAAGCGCCTGAGTGGGCTGATGCTGGAACTTGGGTAA
- a CDS encoding YfiR family protein, which yields MKVAVLKTERSVSWRQLLLSGVLCLLPTGIMAQTEASVGMAEQRAKAVTQVVLGILSYARWPVEPSQLRLCVVGPTEYTDDLVKGTTQATGRPVSVRRLLADNPSIASECDAVYIGKLTSEERNRLFTSLVGHAVLSISEGGDQCTVGSLFCLRVSDDQVSFEVNLDSVARSGVRIHPSVLQLSRRRTTTP from the coding sequence ATGAAGGTGGCTGTCTTGAAGACAGAGCGCTCGGTCAGCTGGAGGCAGTTACTGCTGTCTGGCGTTCTCTGTCTGCTGCCCACCGGTATCATGGCCCAGACAGAGGCTTCGGTGGGCATGGCCGAGCAGCGTGCCAAAGCGGTCACGCAAGTGGTATTGGGGATTCTCAGTTATGCGCGCTGGCCTGTAGAGCCCTCACAGCTGCGCTTGTGCGTCGTAGGCCCCACGGAATATACCGACGATCTGGTCAAGGGCACCACGCAGGCGACTGGTCGACCTGTTTCGGTACGTCGTCTGCTGGCCGACAACCCGTCGATTGCCAGTGAGTGTGACGCGGTATACATCGGGAAGCTGACCAGCGAAGAGCGCAACCGGTTGTTCACTTCACTGGTAGGGCACGCGGTGTTGAGCATCAGCGAAGGCGGCGATCAATGCACGGTGGGCAGCCTGTTTTGCTTGCGGGTGAGTGATGACCAGGTGTCATTCGAGGTCAATCTCGACTCGGTCGCTCGCAGTGGCGTTCGTATTCACCCCAGCGTTTTACAACTTTCGCGCCGTCGGACGACGACCCCATGA
- a CDS encoding diguanylate cyclase produces the protein MRLFKSRGRPTLRSVIGRGHLIVALIAVSMASVSLTLLGVLALRVYADHNLHLIARSISYTVEAAVVFNDKVAATEALALIASTEEVADALVLDAQGQVLASWQRPETGLLSELEVHLARTFLEKPIDMPILHQGRGIGSIQLTGHGGSLMRFLLSGLAGIILCTALSALAALYLALRQLRAITAPLRSLADVAHAARSERAFDRRVPPAKIAELDSLGNDFNALLDELESWQTHLQSENETLAHQASHDSLTGLPNRAFFEGRLIRALRSAHKLNERVAVLFLDSDQFKGINDNFGHAAGDAVLVAVATRVRAQLREDDLVARLGGDEFAVLLSPLHKTEDAERIADKIIASMEVPVQLPGNASVLTSLSIGIAVYPDHGVTPGALLNAADAAMYQAKRLSRGGQHTAGAEHPAIHVQTRS, from the coding sequence ATGAGGTTGTTCAAGTCTCGTGGTCGGCCAACCTTGCGCTCAGTCATTGGCCGCGGGCATCTTATCGTCGCGTTGATCGCGGTGAGCATGGCCAGTGTCTCGCTGACGTTGCTTGGGGTGCTCGCCTTGCGGGTGTACGCCGATCACAACTTGCACCTGATCGCCCGTTCGATCAGTTACACGGTCGAGGCTGCCGTGGTGTTCAACGACAAGGTCGCGGCCACCGAAGCGCTGGCACTGATCGCTTCCACCGAAGAAGTAGCGGACGCGTTGGTGCTGGATGCTCAAGGGCAAGTGTTGGCGAGTTGGCAGCGCCCGGAAACCGGCCTGCTGTCAGAGCTGGAAGTGCACTTGGCCCGAACCTTTCTGGAAAAACCCATCGACATGCCGATCCTGCATCAGGGCCGGGGAATCGGCAGCATTCAGCTGACCGGGCATGGTGGCAGTCTCATGCGGTTCCTGCTCAGCGGTCTGGCCGGCATCATTCTGTGTACCGCGCTGAGCGCCCTGGCCGCGTTGTACCTGGCGCTACGTCAGTTGCGGGCGATCACGGCTCCACTGCGCAGCCTGGCCGACGTCGCCCACGCGGCCCGCAGCGAGCGGGCCTTCGATCGGCGTGTGCCGCCGGCGAAAATTGCCGAACTCGACAGCCTGGGTAACGACTTCAATGCCCTGCTCGATGAACTCGAGTCCTGGCAGACGCACCTGCAAAGCGAAAACGAAACCCTGGCGCATCAGGCCAGCCACGACAGCCTCACGGGGCTGCCAAACCGGGCGTTTTTCGAAGGCCGGCTGATTCGTGCCTTGCGCAGTGCTCATAAGCTCAATGAGCGGGTGGCCGTGCTGTTTCTCGACAGTGACCAGTTCAAGGGCATCAACGACAACTTTGGTCACGCCGCTGGCGATGCGGTACTGGTTGCGGTGGCCACACGGGTTCGGGCGCAGTTGCGTGAGGATGACCTCGTGGCACGCCTGGGGGGTGACGAGTTTGCGGTTCTGCTGTCGCCGCTGCACAAGACCGAAGATGCCGAACGGATTGCCGACAAAATCATTGCGAGCATGGAAGTGCCGGTCCAGTTGCCGGGCAATGCGAGCGTCTTGACCTCACTCAGTATCGGGATCGCCGTCTACCCTGATCATGGCGTCACACCCGGTGCTCTGCTCAATGCTGCCGACGCAGCGATGTATCAAGCCAAACGCCTTTCCCGAGGCGGGCAGCACACCGCAGGGGCGGAGCACCCTGCGATCCACGTTCAAACCAGGAGCTAG
- a CDS encoding OmpA family protein, giving the protein MYALTQRSLRLFTFTLFMAFLALAGCQTAPHKGLTPAQIAVLKQQGFELTDEGWAFGLSGKVLFGSDVESLNQPSTEIVERIGKALLGAGIERVRVDGHTDASGKESYNEQLSLRRAKSVSKVLTAAGMREENIQLRGLGSREPVASNTTVAGRTENRRVSIVVIAD; this is encoded by the coding sequence ATGTACGCACTTACCCAACGGTCCTTGCGGCTGTTCACCTTCACCTTGTTCATGGCCTTTCTGGCATTGGCCGGTTGCCAAACCGCGCCTCACAAAGGGCTGACCCCGGCGCAGATTGCTGTGCTCAAGCAACAGGGGTTCGAGTTGACGGATGAAGGCTGGGCGTTTGGCCTGTCCGGTAAAGTGCTGTTTGGCAGCGATGTTGAAAGCCTGAACCAACCCAGCACCGAGATCGTGGAGCGAATCGGCAAGGCCTTGCTGGGAGCAGGAATCGAACGGGTGCGGGTCGATGGACATACCGACGCGTCCGGTAAAGAATCCTACAACGAGCAATTGTCGCTGCGTCGTGCAAAAAGCGTCAGCAAGGTTCTGACCGCCGCGGGGATGCGTGAAGAAAATATCCAGCTACGCGGCCTCGGCAGCCGCGAACCGGTCGCGTCGAACACCACGGTAGCCGGACGTACCGAAAACCGCCGAGTGTCGATCGTGGTGATCGCGGACTGA
- a CDS encoding tyrosine-type recombinase/integrase produces the protein MSTFAVQPAVTSTVTNLVVPVRPTTRLAKPYHYRRNGIYYVRLRATGSTTEAAAVSLKTCNRRDALDASEQLTGFVRAFHLENPEAPWSKLKEHFRVVSVELFEIERDGDVTRVWGGLHDSNSGPADGSTRPLKSVERAPVSLSVLAPAMTFEALSALYLADRGQDQKASTLKETQICHRVISTALGELDMRTHSRADLVALRDRLSGGRMPSTVNKLIVKLSAVLAWSVENGHIPKSYDKKLKLTKGLESSRKAFTQDQVGKLVAYSNTLPETSWKRWLLSLGAITGGRLNEISQLTVSDVQILGESGITVIHINEDGEGKSIKNKRSERRVPLTDGAYGFDLAAFSRYVEACKLSGSESLAQIGYRPGGEWANQQAIPAALGESFGPGLTFHSMRHSLASLMQARGVPTAYAQAVMGHASGTITFDVYGSGVPVETLANVLKELFVEGSETGD, from the coding sequence ATGAGTACCTTTGCCGTTCAACCTGCTGTTACAAGCACCGTTACAAACCTCGTTGTTCCCGTAAGGCCGACCACGAGGCTCGCCAAGCCATACCACTACAGACGCAACGGTATTTACTATGTGCGTCTCAGGGCGACAGGTAGCACCACTGAGGCTGCTGCGGTTTCTCTCAAGACCTGCAACAGGCGGGACGCACTGGACGCCTCAGAACAGCTCACGGGATTCGTCAGGGCCTTCCACTTGGAGAACCCAGAGGCCCCATGGAGCAAACTGAAGGAACATTTCCGTGTGGTCTCAGTGGAGCTGTTCGAGATTGAACGTGATGGCGACGTGACGCGGGTGTGGGGAGGCTTGCACGATAGCAACTCTGGTCCTGCGGATGGCTCGACCAGACCCCTGAAGTCCGTAGAGCGCGCTCCTGTGTCCTTATCTGTATTAGCGCCAGCGATGACCTTCGAGGCCCTTTCAGCTCTCTACTTGGCTGACCGTGGGCAAGACCAGAAGGCTTCTACCCTGAAAGAAACCCAGATTTGCCACAGAGTAATCTCCACGGCTCTCGGTGAGCTGGACATGCGGACTCACTCGCGGGCTGACCTCGTGGCTCTGCGTGATCGCCTTTCAGGTGGCCGCATGCCCTCAACGGTCAATAAGCTCATCGTAAAGCTATCGGCTGTGCTTGCATGGTCAGTTGAAAATGGTCACATACCCAAGTCATACGACAAGAAGCTGAAGCTCACAAAGGGCCTTGAGTCGAGCCGTAAGGCGTTCACACAGGATCAGGTAGGCAAGCTGGTTGCTTACTCCAACACGCTGCCTGAGACCTCTTGGAAGCGCTGGTTGTTGAGCCTCGGAGCCATCACGGGAGGTCGTCTCAATGAAATCTCACAGTTGACGGTAAGCGACGTGCAGATCCTCGGAGAGTCTGGCATCACAGTTATCCACATCAACGAGGATGGCGAAGGGAAGTCAATCAAGAACAAGCGTAGTGAGCGCCGAGTGCCACTGACTGACGGTGCCTACGGGTTCGACCTTGCAGCGTTCTCGCGGTACGTCGAGGCGTGCAAACTCAGCGGGTCGGAGTCATTGGCTCAGATTGGCTACAGACCCGGTGGTGAGTGGGCAAATCAGCAGGCAATTCCAGCGGCTCTGGGGGAGTCCTTTGGCCCAGGCTTAACGTTCCATTCCATGCGGCACTCGCTGGCGTCCTTGATGCAAGCCCGAGGAGTTCCTACGGCTTACGCGCAGGCTGTGATGGGGCATGCATCGGGTACGATTACTTTTGATGTCTACGGCTCAGGGGTTCCTGTTGAGACCCTTGCAAATGTTCTGAAAGAGCTTTTTGTTGAAGGCTCGGAAACTGGTGACTGA
- a CDS encoding KilA-N domain-containing protein — translation MNIIDIKHKHADHLIIIAGQSFKASDAGMWNLTDIWQTLKLPKTKRPSRWRDRDAKAMERIHNLDTVGEGATPVTKATKRAALKYAAWVSPEFETMVYDAFEAILEMPEVALLVTEKMRGLGNDHSASLVERHVFNDRCDWRASGRRAPKMLTTQQKEIQKYQRHATYVTNNARKNGDYVF, via the coding sequence ATGAACATCATCGACATCAAACACAAACACGCGGACCACCTAATCATCATCGCGGGCCAATCGTTTAAGGCAAGCGACGCCGGTATGTGGAACTTGACCGACATTTGGCAGACCCTGAAGTTACCTAAGACGAAACGACCAAGCCGGTGGCGTGACAGGGATGCTAAGGCTATGGAGCGTATCCACAACTTGGACACGGTAGGCGAGGGAGCTACTCCGGTTACCAAGGCAACGAAGAGGGCTGCGTTGAAATACGCCGCATGGGTCTCCCCCGAATTCGAGACGATGGTCTATGACGCCTTCGAGGCAATCCTTGAGATGCCTGAGGTCGCCTTGTTGGTCACCGAGAAGATGCGCGGCCTTGGTAATGACCACAGTGCGTCATTAGTTGAGCGACATGTCTTCAATGATCGCTGTGACTGGAGGGCATCCGGCCGAAGGGCACCCAAGATGCTCACTACTCAGCAGAAAGAGATTCAAAAATATCAACGTCACGCCACCTACGTTACCAATAATGCCCGTAAAAATGGTGATTACGTGTTCTGA
- a CDS encoding Swt1 family HEPN domain-containing protein — MAFEETVKAFGMTNMLIESEIDQLEKSLSIKLRNEISKEEGQNEIEKAYFPQFAETLRIEAAEMARSYELFYCLEKTIRRQITEILELNQGTNWWNDKTIPQQIFTDVKKRVQRERDSGITPRSSDQLDYTNFGELGEIIKSNWQIFASVFNNIKAVEKIMSNLNSLRNPIAHCSMLAEDEKLRLDLSLRDWFRLAE; from the coding sequence ATGGCCTTCGAAGAAACAGTAAAAGCATTTGGCATGACCAATATGCTGATCGAGTCAGAAATAGATCAACTGGAAAAAAGCCTCTCAATAAAACTTCGTAACGAAATTAGCAAAGAAGAAGGACAGAACGAAATCGAGAAAGCCTACTTCCCCCAGTTCGCAGAAACCTTGCGAATAGAGGCTGCGGAAATGGCCCGAAGCTACGAACTATTTTATTGCCTCGAAAAGACTATCCGACGGCAAATAACGGAGATCTTAGAACTTAACCAAGGTACTAATTGGTGGAACGACAAGACTATCCCTCAACAAATTTTTACTGACGTAAAAAAACGAGTACAACGAGAGCGAGACTCAGGTATCACTCCGCGCTCCTCAGACCAACTCGACTACACAAACTTCGGAGAACTCGGAGAGATAATAAAGTCAAACTGGCAAATATTCGCAAGTGTCTTTAACAACATAAAAGCAGTTGAGAAAATCATGTCCAATCTCAATTCACTCAGGAATCCAATCGCACACTGCAGCATGCTTGCAGAAGATGAAAAGCTCAGACTCGACCTCAGCCTTCGTGATTGGTTCCGACTGGCGGAATGA